The genomic region TTTGGCGAGCCGTCCCGCCGCTCGCGGCGCGACGCCGAATTCCTCTGGGAACCAACGCTAGAGATGAAACGCGAGAATTCAGTAAAATCGGCAAATCAGTTTTGCCGACGAAAATTCGTTCAAATGCGAGGGAATCCGTTAAGAGGCGGGGAAGATGCTGCGCGGGAGGTGCGCTCCCTCTCCCGCTTGCGGGAGAGAGTTGGGGAGAGGGTGCTTCCGCGATGGGAATCCCCTAGAGGAGAAAGCCCTCACCCGGCGCGCGGGACGATGCTTCGCATCGCCCGGAAGCGCCGACCTCTCCCGCAAGCGGGAGAGGTGAGCGAGCCCGCCGCTCGGTCCGGGCAAACCAAGAGCGCGCTATGGATTCTGCGGCGTCAGCACCAGCGGCGGCTTCGGCCTGGGCTTGGGAGGCGGCGGGCCCGGGGCTGGCTTCACGTCGATCGGCGGGGGGAGCGGTGCGAGTTGCTGGCTTGCAAGCGGCGGACTCGGCGCGGCGGGCGCGGCCTGCGGAGCCTTCGGGGTCGGCGCCACCTTGGGCTTTGCCGGCATGCGGCGCGGATCCTGGCCCGGCAACGGCACATTGGCCGGCGCCTGCTCGGGCGCGCCATCGGGAGACACCAACGTCGGCAGCGCAGCGGTGGCCGGCGGCGGCTCGCCGCGCTCGATGGCGTCGAGCCGCCGCGTCTCGCGATCGATCGTGCGCACCGCAAGCCATGACGACAGCGGCGCGACGTCGATGGTACGGCTCAGCCTGTCGGGCGGGCCTGCCGCGAACAGCTGGATCTCCGGCGGGGCGCCGGAGAGCCCGGTCATGATCGGCGTCAGACTGGCGCGGATGTCGGCCTGGTCCGCGGGAATGTCGTAGCCGCCGGAGACAATGGCGCGGGCATTCTTCGCTTCCAGCGGCGTTGCCCCGACCCGCAGGCGGCCGTCGCGGATCGTGAACGGAATCTGCGCCGAGGGCACCGCGATGCGCCCCGCCGCCAGCGCGGGCTCGACGAGCTGCCGCAGCCGGTGGTCGTCATTGACCTGGCCGCCGTCGCTGGCGCGGATGGCGATCTCGAACGCACGCGGATTGAGGCCGGCGATCTCGGCGGATTCCAGCGTCACCGTGCCGTTGCCGGCGAGCGCACCGGTGAGGGCCGCGACGCTGCGGCCCTGGCTGGTCAGCGCCATCTGCACCGAGGCGCGCCCCTTGGGCAGCGCGAGGTCGCGATAGCGCAGCGCCGACGCATCGACGTTGCTGAGCTCGATGCGCGCGTTCAACGCAAGACCACCCGCGCCATTGCGCGCGTCGAGGCTTGCGGACATTTCGCCGCCGCCGACGCCGCCCTTGAGCGCATCGAACGCGAGCGACTGGCCGTCACTCCGGATCACGCCGCCAATGGGGCGCAGCTCGATGCCGCCCGGCAACGTTCCGCGCAAGGTCTGGAAGGCGATGCGGCCGCGCCAGCCGCCGACTAGTCCGGCGCCGAGCGGCTCGCCGGACTCATGACCGGCCGCGCCGACCGCGATTGCGAGCGCCGGCACCAGATCGAGCGAATCGAGCCCGACCTCGCCATCGACGGTCTTGTCCTGATCGAGCGTCACCGAAACATGGCCGCGCAGATGCGAGCCCGCGGCATTGCCGTCGAGATCGCCGAGGGTCAGGCGATTGCCGGAGAGCGTGAGGCGGGAGGACAGGCTGACATTCTGCGCCGACTTGTCGGCCGGGCTGGTCCCGAGCAGCGGCGCCAGATTGGCGTTGCGCACGCGCAGGTTCACGCTCGCCTTGGGTTCGGACGATTTGGGTTCGGGCGATTTGGGCTCGGACGCTTTGGGCTCCGACAATTCGACGCTGCCTTGCGCGTCCGCTTCGAGCCCCCCGCCGCTGAGCTTTGCGTTCAATTGCAAGGGACGGCGCCAGGTCCCGCTCAACCGGCCTTCGAATTGCGAGGCGCCCTCGCCCGCGGCCACGATGCGATCGAGCCCGAACAGCGCCAACAGGGCGCCGGCCTGCGGCGCCGCCACTTTTGCGTCCAGCGTGAAGTCGCTGTTGCGCAGGCGTTCGAGGTCGATGCCGCCGATGGCGGCCGCCGGCGTCTGCGCGGCCAGGGTCGCCGTGGTCTTGAGCTGCGGTGCGTCGAGGTCGAGCACGACACGGGCATTGCTGCGATCGGCCTGCTCGGCGTTCTTGTCGAGACTGAGCTCGAGCTTGAGACGGGTCGCGCCGGGCAAAGACGGGAGCGCATCAAGGCGCGCGCGCAGCGCGGGCGCAAACGGCTCGACCAGCGCGGTGAGCTCGTGCAGCGAATTGGCCGAGGATTTCAGCGCGAGCTTGCCGGTGGTTTTGGTGCGGTCGAAGCTGCCGCTCGCCTCCGTGGTCACATCGCCGGCCTGGCCGAAGCGCAGCTGCTCCAGCGACAGCGATGCGGGGCTGTAGGCGAGCCTGGCAGCGAACGGCCGCAGCTCCTGGCCGGCGGAGATGGCGCGGCCGATATCGAGCGAGAGCTTTGCCTCCTCCGGCCATTCGCCCTGCGGCCCCGCCAGCGCGCGCACGAAGCTCGCGGCGGCATCGAGGTCGAGCCGGTCGGCCCTGAGGTCCGCGTCGATCCGCGAGCCCTTGCTGGCGCCTGTTTGCACGAAGGCGATGCGGCCTTCGACCGCGCCGCCATCGATGTCGGCCTTCAGCCTGTCGATGGCGAGATGATTGGCGGCGATGGTGACGTCGCCGGCGAGACGCAGCGGCCGCGTGCTGCGGCGGTTGATCTCGCTGCGGCCCTGCAGCCAGGCCACCAGCGTGTCGGGATCCGACGACTCGACGCTGAGCCGGCCGCTGAAACTGTCGGCGCCGGGAGCCGCGCCATTGAGCGAGAGTTGCGTCATGCCGGGCGCGCGCAGCTCGAGGCGCCGGAACGTCCAGGATCGGCCGTCGGTCGCAAGCTCGGTCGCGATGTTCTGGAGCGGACGGCCACCGAGCATGATCTGATCGGCATTGAACTCGATCTGCGCCGGGATCGGCACCTGCGGGATCGCCGCCAGCCCTGCGCGCATTGCCGGCAGGACGCGCTGTGGATCGGCATCGTCCTTGGCGGTCAACCTGTCGGCATCGACCTGCCGCGCCGACAATACCGCGCGCAACAAGGGCGAAGCGCCAAACCTGATATCGCCGACGCCGCCGAGCTTCAGGGCGGTGTCCTCCGGGCCGAAGCTCGCGTCGATCTGCTCGAATTTCGCGCCGGCCGGATCGGCCTTGAGCCTGGTCGCGAGCTTCCAGGGTGTCGGCCCCGCCTCGCCCGCCTTCCTGGCCGCGGGCACGGCAAGCGTCAGCGCCCCCTCGAATTTCGGCTGGCGATTGTCGAAGGCGAGCACGCCTTCGAGATCGGCGAGGATGGCGCGCTCGCCGGGATCGATGTTCAGGTGGAGACGGGTTGCGGTGCCGTCGGCGCTGGGGCCGGAGGAGACGCGGAACGGGTAGCGCACTCCGCGCGCGGTGAAACTACCGTCGCCCCGCACCGAGCCAGCGAGCGAGCGCACGTCGCCGGAGAAGGCGATGTCGTTCAATTCCAGCGTCGAGCGGCTGGCGGCGTCGTGAAGTGCGATGCGGCCGGTGAGGTTCAGCCGCTCGATGGCGAGGGACGCCAGGTTGAAGGTGCCGCTCGCGGTCGACGGCAGATCGACCCGCCCGCGCGCGTCCAGGCCAAGATCGACCGCCATGCCGCTGACCGAAAGCTCGGTGGCGCGCCATTCGCCGCGCATCAGGGAGCCGAGGCTGAACTCGACGTCGAGTTTGTCGGCGCGCAGGCGGCCGAGATCGTTGTTGCCGCCGAAGGTGACGGCGCGCAGCCGCAGGGTCGGCGCCGGCAACAGCCGCGCGTCGAGCTCGCCCGCCACCCGCACCGGCACGCCAATGATCTTGCCGGCCTCCGCCTCGAACTGGGGCCTGAACTGGTTCCAGTCGATGTAGTAAGGCCCGATCAGCGCGGCCAGCAGCGCAATGATGAAGGCAATCGCCAATCCGAGCAGCGTCGTCTGCACGGGTCTCCCCTCGGCCAAACCGGCCCGGGCCGAAGCTGAGGGCCTCAGGCGCGCCGGAACAGCCCTTATATAGGGGGAAGTGTGGCGAAGTCACAGCGACTGTTGCGCGCGGAGGTTAACGCTGAGCGCCCCTCACCAGCTCGCCGGCAGCCGCTTCAGCCCGCGCAGCACGAAGGTCGGCCGCCATTCCGGGGTCTCGACGTCGTCGATGCGCAAATCCGGCAGCCGCCGGAGCAGCGTGGCGATGGCGATCTCGGCCTCGATGCGCGCCAATTGGGCTCCCAGGCAGAAATGGATGCCGCCGCCGAACGACAGCGGCTTGACGTTCGCCCGGGTGACGTCCAGCCGGTCGGGCCGATCAGGGTAGACCGCGCCATCGCGGTTGGCCGAGCCGAGCAGGCAGAGCACGGTCTCGCCCTTGGGGATCTTCACGCCGCCGAGGTCCTCGATATCCTCCAGCGTGACGCGCCCGGTCATCTGCACCGAGGAATCATAGCGCAGGAACTCCTCGATCGCGTTCGTCATCAGCTCGGGTCGCGCCTTCAGGAGCGCAAGCTGATCGGGGTTGCGGTGGAGCGCGAGCAGGCCGTTGCCGATCAGGTTGACCGTGGTCTCGTGGCCGGCGCCGAACAGCAGGATGATGTTGGCGGTCAGCTCCTCGTTGGTGAGCTTGTTGCCGTCCTCCTCGGCCTGCACCAGCTGGGTGATGAGGTCGTCGCCGGGATTACGGCGGCGCAGCTCGAACAGCTGCTGGAAATACATCTGCGCCATCAGGTTGCCGGCATTGCCTTGGCTGATCTCTTCTGGAGACAAGGGCACGGGGTCGAGCAGCCGCCCGCCGTCGCGCGAGCTCTTGTAGAACACCTCGCGATGCTCTTCGGGGATGCCGAGCATGTCGCAGATGATGGTGACGGGCAGGCGGAAGGCGAAGTCCTCGATCAGGTCCATGTGGCCGCGCTCGATCACGGCATCGATCGCCTGGTCGACGATCTCCTGGATCCGCGGCCGCATGTCCTCGACGCGGCGGGCGGTGAAGGCCTTCACGACGAGGCCGCGCAGGCGGGTGTGGTCCGGCGGATCGGCTTGCAGCATCCAGTAGCTCATGCTGCGAAACACCGGCTCCTTCATGATCTCGGGTCCGTAGCGGCGCGTGGTGCGCTCGACGAAATCCTTGCCGAAGCGCTTGTCACGCAGCACGAGACTGACCTCGGCGTGGCGGCTGGCGACGTACTGGCCGAACGGCGTCACGTGGATCGGATCGACCGTGCGCAGCCGTTCATAGTGCGGATAGGGATCGCGGATGAAATCCGGCGAGAGCGGGTTGAACAGCGGTCCGCCAGCGGGTTGCACTTGCTCGTTCATGGTGACCTCGGATCGTTGCCGATGACACGAATACGCAAGGCTGCCCCATCGCCCGGCGTAACCATCCCCGAAACTTATCAACTCGATACATTGTTGTATCGAGTTGCAGCTTGCCCTATTCTGCGGCTATGTCAAGGCTGAGAACGAGACCGACCAGGGACGACACGCGCGAGGCGCTGTTCGAGGCCGCCGCGCGCGTATTCGAGGAGGACGGCATCGGCGGCGCCAGCATCGAGGCGATCGCGGCGGCGGCGGGCTTCACCCGCGGCGCGTTCTATTCGAACTTTGCGAGCAAGGACGAATTGATCATCGCCATGCTCGAGGACCATGTCGAGCAGTCGATCCGGCGCAACATGGACATCCTGGCGCAGCACGACAATCTCGACGATTTCATCGCGGCGCTGAAGACGATGGATCGCAGCCGGCAGGATCCGCTCGGCCGCTCGCCCCTGCTCCACATGGAGATGATCCTGTTCGTGGCGCGCGCCGAGAAACGCCGCCCGGAGCTTGCCAAACGCCTGCGCGCGCGGCGCAAGCTGGTCGCCGACATCGTCGAGGCGACGCTGAAGAGCAACGGACGCGACCACAATCTGGACCCGCCCTGGATGGCCGCAATCGTGCTCGCGCTGGAGGACGGCTTTCGCCTGCACCGGCTGATCGATCCCGAGACGACGCCGGCCGACAGTTTCCTGCGCGCGATCACGGATCTCCGGCGCAGGACGGGATTGGCCTCGGCCTAGCGGATGCTTGCAACGATCGGCGCGGCCGCGCCGATGTCCCCGGTCTGGGCATCGAGAGCGATTGCCGGTCGTTCACGACGCCACGTTCCCGGGCTGATGCCGACGATCGAAGAGAACACGCGGGTGAAGTGGCTCTGATTGGCGAAGCCGGCCGATACCGCGATCTCCGCCAGCGACAGGTCGCGCACCGTCATCAATTGCTTGGCCGTGTCCACGCGCTGGCGCAGCAGCCATTGGTGCGGCGGCAGGCCGGTGGAGACGCGAAAGGCGCGCGAAAAATGGCTGACGGAGAGATCGAACTCGGCGGCAATCTTCTCCAGCGAAAGCTTGCCGCGGAGATCGGACTCCAGCCTCTCACAAGCCCGCTTCACCTGCCACGGAGCAAGGCCGCCGCGCACCGGCTCGGCGCGCTGCAACCCGCCATAGGTCGTCACGACATGTGCGGTGAGCGCGAGCATCATGTGATCGACGAAGAGCTGGTTGGCTTCGTCAGGCTGCCGCAACGCCGCCAGGAGCGATGCGCCGAGATGGCGGATCGTCGGATCGTCATGTCCGATGCCGGGCTGATAGGCGAGCTCACCGATCAGCTGCGCGCCGCTTTGCCTCGCCACGTCGTCCAACGCCGAACGGGGCAGATGGAAGAACAGAGAATGGAAGGGCTTGTCGATCACGTAACGCGGATCGCGCTTCAGGTCGTACAGATAAGTGGCGCCGGCACGGATATCGCTCTTGATCACGCATCGCCCGCGCTCCCAGCACTCGCAATCGGCGAAATCGCGGAGCTTGACGCTGACGAGATAGGCGTCCTCCGCAAGCAACGATTCGGAAAGCCGCGTCACGGGATGGTCGTCCCGGGTTTCGGTGACCGCGAGCTCGGCGCTGCGCAGCGAACGCGTGACCAACGTCGGCGGCGCTTCCCTCAAATGCAGGAATCGTTCGAGCTTCTGCGCGAGGGCGCCGTGTGCCATGGGATCAATCTCGGATGTGAGGAGACTGGGAGCTGAGCGCCGCCGCCAGATCACGCCCAATTATCCGACATTGGCGAGCGACGGTCCAGACTGGCACATGGCGATGGCGGCCGTGCGACTCCCCGCTGCCTTTGTCGTTGCAAGACGATTTCACAAGAGATCTCAACGGATTCCAATGGCGCTAGCGCGCTGTCGTTCAATGTTTGCCGGCTTGCCGGCGTCCCGTCGCGCGCTTGTGACAACGCGCGCAGGCCGGCGAGGGCATCACGACAGCCGGCAACGCTCAGTCGGTCACCTGATCGGCGCCGATCAGAAAGCGCTCGGGGATGACGAGGTTCAACGCCCGGGCCGTTGCTTGTGCAGCCGGCCGGCGACCGCCCGCACCTTTCCCGGCGCTGCGCGCCAGATCGCGAGCGCCGACAGCCCGCTCACGACCATTGCGACGGCGAAAGCCAGCGTGTAGTCGCCGGCGCGATCATAGAGCAAGCCGGTCACCCACGGTCCGGCCGCACCGCCCGCCAGCGCCGCCAGCATGATCGTGCCGAAGATGCTGCCCTGGTGCCTGCCCTGGAAGATCTCGAACACCACCGCGCCCATGATCGAGGTGAGGCCGTAGCCGAGCGCGCCTTGCGTGAACACCATCAGATAAACCAGCCAGAGCGAGGCTTGATATCTCAGCGCGATCAGCGCGGCGAAGCAGACGACGAAACCCGCACAGCTGATCGCCCACACCCACTCCCGGCCAATGCGATCGGAGACGTGCCCGAGCGCGATCTGGCCGGGAATGCCGAGCAGGCTGACCATGCCGAGTGCCCACACCGCAACGCCGGGGCTGAAGCCGACGTCGAGCAGGAATTTGGTCTGGTGCACCTGCACCGCGTACCAGATGTACAGGCCGCAGAAATAGCCGAGCGCGATCCACCAGAACCGCGCGGTCGCGACGGCACGCTGCAGCGTCCAGTCGGTGTTGACCCAGACGGGATCGACCACGTTGGAGACCGGCCTCGCCGTGCCTGCGGCCGGGGCGGCATCGCCGTCCGGCTGGAGGCCGATGTCCTCGGGGCGCTTGTGCAGCAGCAGATTGATCGGCGCCAGCGCGATCAGGACGAGCAGGCCCATCGCGGTGCAGGCGGTGCGCCAGCCGGTCTGCTCGATCATGTGCTGCACCCATGGCAGCAGCGTCACCGAGCCGATACCGACGCCGGCGAAGGCTATACCGATGGCGAAGCCGCGCTTGCGGATGAACCAGTTCGGCAGGAACAGCGATTGGCCGGAATAGCCGAGACAGACGCTGCCGGCGCCGACCATGACGCCGATGGTGACATAGAGATGCCACGGCGCGCTGGTCAGCGGCGCCAGCAGCAGGCCGCCGCCCATCAGCACGACCCCAAGCTCCATCACCGCGCGCGGGCCGGCGCGATCCATCAGGCGGCCGATCAGCGGGCTGACCACGCCGGACACGACGAAGCCGAAGGAGAAGGCGCCCGCGGTGACGCCGCGCTCCCAGCCGAACTCGGCGATGATGGGCGGAAAGAACAGCGAAAAGGCGGTGCGCGCGTTGACGCCGATCGCCATGGTGACGAAGGTCACGGCGACGACGACCCAGCCGTAGAAGAACGGAAGCCGCATGTTATGTGCTTGTTTCATCCCTAGACGGTTCTTCGGACCATCCGGGGATGCCCGGGTCAAGCGCTTTTCGCGCATGCCTCAGGCGCGCTCAGGCGGCGTCGAGCCGTGAGGATTTGACCGGCGCGTCGAACAGGATCCGCTCGATCGGATGCGGCCGACCGAACAGATAGCCTTGCGCAAAATTGACGCCGAGCGCCTTCAGCCGGTCGAACTCCTCGCGCGTCTCGACGCCTTCGGCGGTGACCGACATGTCCAGTCCGCGCGCCAGCGTCACGATCGAGGAGATGATGGCGGAAGAGCGCGGCTGCTGGGTCAGGTTGCGAATGAAAGACTTGTCGATCTTGATCTTGTCGAACGGGAACGCGGTCAGGTAGCTGAGCGAGGAATAGCCGGTGCCGAAATCGTCGAGCGCGAGCTCGACGCCGAGCTGCTTCAGCCGCTCCATGAAGGCGTGGTTCTCGCTGCCGCGCTCCAGCAGCACGGATTCCGTGATCTCGATCTCGAGCCGCGGCGGCGGCAGGCCGGAATCGGCGAGCGCCGCGCAGATCATTTCGAACAGCTCGGCTTCCTTGAACTGGATCGGCGACAGGTTGACGGCGACCATGAGATCGGCGGGCCAGCCGGCCGCGTCCGCACAGGCGCGCCGCAGCACGAATTCGCCGAGCGGCACGATCAGCCCGGTCTCCTCCGCAAGCGCAATGAATTGGTCCGGCGGGATCAGGCCGCGCGTCGGATGCCGCCAGCGCACCAGCGCCTCGAAGCCGCGTCGTTCGCCGCTGAGGGCATCGACGAACGGCTGGTAGTGTACCTCCAGCTGGCAGCGCGCGATGGCGTCGCGCAGATCTCCTTCCAGCGTGTTGCGAGCCTCCAGCTCGGCCGACATCGCCTCATCATAGATCGTGAAGCAGTTGCGGCCGGCCGATTTCGAACGGTAGAGCGCCAGATCCGCTTTCTTCAGGAGCTGCTCCTGATCGCTGCCATGATCCGGCGCGATCGCGATGCCGATGCTGGTGCCGATTTCAACGCGGTGGCCGGGCAGCGAGAACGGCTCGCTCACGAGCTTGGCGATCCGCGCCGCCAGCTCGGTCGAGCAGGCGCGCTGGTCTTCGCCGGCCTCCTGGATGACGGCAAATTCGTCACCGCCTAGCCGCGCCAGCACGTCGTTGGCGCGCACTGCGGATTTCAGCCGCTGCGCCACCTGGCGCAGCAGCGCATCGCCGGCCGCGTGGCCGAGGGAATCGTTGACGTTCTTGAAGCGGTCGAGATCGAGCATCAGGATCGCGAAGGGCTGGCCCCTCGCGCTCAACTGTCTGTTCATCGCGTCGAGCCGGGTGAGGAAGAAGGCGCGGTTCGGCAATCCGGTGAGGATGTCGGTCTGGGCAAGCTCGAGCACCCGCCGGTTCGCCAGCGACAGCCGCCGCGAATTGCGGCTGGCGAGCATCAGATAGGTCGACAGCGACAGCGTCAGCAGCATGCCGACGACGAGGACCGCAACCGCGCGGTCGTAAGTCGTCGCCAGCGGACCGCCGGCGGTCGGAACCGCCCGTACCTGCCAATCGGTATCGCCGATCTTGAGACTGCCCGACCAGTGCAGGGTCCGCGCGATGTCCCGCATCGACCGCAGCGCGCTGGGGGACGATGCATAATCCGGCAGCATCTGCTCCAGGCTGACGATCTGCGCCATGAAGGGCGGGAAGACCGTCATGCTGACCGCGGGGCTGGCTCCGGTGGTCACGCGAATGGACTGGATCAGCAGCGGCAGGTCGAAGATGCCGACCATGTAGCCGGCGAGATTGCGGCGCCGGTCTGCAATCTCCTCGCGCGAAGTGCCCTTGGCGTAGACGGGAATGGCAACGAGAACATAGGACAGCCGGTCGTCCTCCTTCGGCCCGAACAGGCGCGTGCGCATGGCTGCGATGCGGTCGTTGTCACGCGCACGCTCCAGCAGCGACCGGCGCTCCGGAACGGTCGTGTAATCCATGCCGTAGACCGGCGAGGTCTTCGGCTGAGTCGAGTAGAACACCGGAATATATTCGTCGCTCTGCGGCGCGGTGACGAAGGTCTCGCCCTGAAGCGACTTGATGTGATAGCCCGACACGCCGTCCCGGATCGCCGCGGTCTCGTATTCCGCGCGCTCCTTGCGGTTGACGCGCGGCAACCACGCGATGCGCAGGATGCCGGCGTGACGCTCGAACAGGCGGGCGCTGAAGTTCTCGAATTCGCTGCGGGTGACCTCTTCGTTGGTCGATTCGAACAGCGTGCGCAGCGCGAGAAGCCTCGATATGTACTCGTTCATGCCGTTCTGCATGACGATCGCCTGGGTCTCGGCGGCGTTCTCGAACTCGATCCTGTTGACGCGATCTTCCCACCGCGCCACGGCGGCGGCGCCCATGATCGAGAACAGCAGGCCGACGCCGACCGCGACGAGCGCAGGACGATAGAGCCCGAGCAGCGGCGCGGCACGCCACCATCCGCCTCTACGTCTCCGATCCTGATCGTTCTGATCGCGACCGCCCATGTTGTAGCCGCCGTCCCCTCTCCGCGACGAACCGAACCTCTGGTTGAGGTGCCGGCGCCGCTATCGGAACAAGACTGCGGTTAAGAACTGCACAATTTTGCAAAGCGGTCGTTTCGCAATGCGGAAATTAGTTAACGAACTGCGCGAACGATCCCGGCGTTCTGGACATAAGTTGCCGACTTTACCCGGTGTACTACGGCCTCTCTGCGTCGTGCCGCTTAGCGAGCTATTCAGGCTCGCGAGGTTACGTTGCGCAAGGTTTCTTCCAACGATCCGGCAAAGCCTCCCGATGCACCGATCAGCGAGATCCGTCGTCCTGACCATCGCGCTTCTGGCCGCGACCACACTGGCGGCGAGGGGCAACGAGGCCGGCGTCAGCGCGGGTGCGATCCTGTTCGGCCAGGCCGCGGCGCTGGAGGGCCCCTCCTCCGCGTTGGGACAGCGCATGCGGCAAGGCATCGTCGCCGCGTTCACCGAGATCAACGCCAAGGGCGGCGTCCACGGCCGCAAGCTCGAGCTCATCAGCCGCGACGACGGCTACGACCCCGACCGTTCGGTGGCGCAGACGCTGCAGCTGATCGACGACGACAAGGTGTTCGCGCTGATCGGCGCGGTGGGCACGCCGACCGCGAAGGCGACGATACCGATCACCAGCGCCAGAAACGTACCCTTCATCGGCCCGTTCACCGGCGCCGAGTTCCTGCGCGACCTCGAGCTTCCGAACGTCGTCAACATCCGCGCGAGCTACGGCGCGGAGGCGGAGGCCTGGATCAAGCATCTCACCGAGGATCGCCAGTTCACCCGCATCGGCATCTTCTACCAGGACGATTCCTTCGGCCGCGACGGGCTTGTCGGCGTGAAGCGTGCGCTCGCCAAACGCGGTCTCGAGCTTGCCGCCGAAGGCACTTTCGAGCGCAACACCCGCGCGGTCGTCCAGGCCTGGCGCATGATCAAGCGCACCGACCCCGAAGCCATCGTCATGGTCGGCACCTATGGACCGTGCGCGGAGTTCATCAAGCTTGCCCGCCGCAGCGGCGCCCGTCCAACCTTCGTCAACATCTCCTTCGTCGGCGCCAATGCGCTCGCCGCGGAACTCGGCCCGGAGGGCGAAGGGGTCATCGTCTCGCAGGTGGTGCCGTTTCCCTGGGATCGCTCACTCAAGCTCGTCGCCGACTACCAGGCGGCGATGAAGGCGTTCGATCCGGCGCTGACACCGGACTTCGTGTCGCTGGAAGGTTATTTGTCCGGCCGCCTCGCGGCCGCGGCGCTGGACCAGGCCGGCCCCGATCCGACCCGCGCGAGCCTTTTGCGCGCCATCAACGATACCGGCCGCTTCGACATCAGCGGCAGCATCGTCACCGTCGGCACACGCATGCTCGACACGCCGCCGAAGGTGTTCCTGACGGTGATCCAGAAGGACGGGACGTTCAAGGCGGTGGACCGGCTTTGAGACCCTTCACGGCCGCCGCGTCCAGCGGTCGGCGTTGACGGCGCCTTGCGGGATTTTTCCCCTCACGATGGCCTCGACCTGTCGCACGGTCTCCAGCGACTGGTATTCGATGGCCTGCGGCGTCAGGCCGCCGACATGCGGCGTGGCGACGACGTTCGGCAGCTTGGCAAGCTCGGGCGTCGGCATCTGGTCGGGCGCGCGGCCGACATCCATGGCGGCGCCGGCGATGCGGCCCTCACGCAGCGCGCGTGCCAGCGCGGTCTCGTCGACCAGATTGCCGCGCGAGAGATTGATGAAGACGGCATGCTTCTGCATGCGCGCCAGCGCCGCCTCCCCGATCAGGTTCTCGGTCTGCTCGTTGGCGATGGCGAGGCAGACGACAAAGTCCGATACGGCGAGGAGCTCGTCGAGACCGACCTGCCGGATCGCGGCATCGCTGACGGTGACGAAGGGATCGGAGACCAGCACCTCCATGCGCAGCACCTTTGCGATCTCGGCGAGGTAGCGCCCGATGCTGCCGTAGCCGATGATGCCGATC from Bradyrhizobium sp. CB1015 harbors:
- a CDS encoding AsmA-like C-terminal region-containing protein; the encoded protein is MQTTLLGLAIAFIIALLAALIGPYYIDWNQFRPQFEAEAGKIIGVPVRVAGELDARLLPAPTLRLRAVTFGGNNDLGRLRADKLDVEFSLGSLMRGEWRATELSVSGMAVDLGLDARGRVDLPSTASGTFNLASLAIERLNLTGRIALHDAASRSTLELNDIAFSGDVRSLAGSVRGDGSFTARGVRYPFRVSSGPSADGTATRLHLNIDPGERAILADLEGVLAFDNRQPKFEGALTLAVPAARKAGEAGPTPWKLATRLKADPAGAKFEQIDASFGPEDTALKLGGVGDIRFGASPLLRAVLSARQVDADRLTAKDDADPQRVLPAMRAGLAAIPQVPIPAQIEFNADQIMLGGRPLQNIATELATDGRSWTFRRLELRAPGMTQLSLNGAAPGADSFSGRLSVESSDPDTLVAWLQGRSEINRRSTRPLRLAGDVTIAANHLAIDRLKADIDGGAVEGRIAFVQTGASKGSRIDADLRADRLDLDAAASFVRALAGPQGEWPEEAKLSLDIGRAISAGQELRPFAARLAYSPASLSLEQLRFGQAGDVTTEASGSFDRTKTTGKLALKSSANSLHELTALVEPFAPALRARLDALPSLPGATRLKLELSLDKNAEQADRSNARVVLDLDAPQLKTTATLAAQTPAAAIGGIDLERLRNSDFTLDAKVAAPQAGALLALFGLDRIVAAGEGASQFEGRLSGTWRRPLQLNAKLSGGGLEADAQGSVELSEPKASEPKSPEPKSSEPKASVNLRVRNANLAPLLGTSPADKSAQNVSLSSRLTLSGNRLTLGDLDGNAAGSHLRGHVSVTLDQDKTVDGEVGLDSLDLVPALAIAVGAAGHESGEPLGAGLVGGWRGRIAFQTLRGTLPGGIELRPIGGVIRSDGQSLAFDALKGGVGGGEMSASLDARNGAGGLALNARIELSNVDASALRYRDLALPKGRASVQMALTSQGRSVAALTGALAGNGTVTLESAEIAGLNPRAFEIAIRASDGGQVNDDHRLRQLVEPALAAGRIAVPSAQIPFTIRDGRLRVGATPLEAKNARAIVSGGYDIPADQADIRASLTPIMTGLSGAPPEIQLFAAGPPDRLSRTIDVAPLSSWLAVRTIDRETRRLDAIERGEPPPATAALPTLVSPDGAPEQAPANVPLPGQDPRRMPAKPKVAPTPKAPQAAPAAPSPPLASQQLAPLPPPIDVKPAPGPPPPKPRPKPPLVLTPQNP
- a CDS encoding cytochrome P450 → MNEQVQPAGGPLFNPLSPDFIRDPYPHYERLRTVDPIHVTPFGQYVASRHAEVSLVLRDKRFGKDFVERTTRRYGPEIMKEPVFRSMSYWMLQADPPDHTRLRGLVVKAFTARRVEDMRPRIQEIVDQAIDAVIERGHMDLIEDFAFRLPVTIICDMLGIPEEHREVFYKSSRDGGRLLDPVPLSPEEISQGNAGNLMAQMYFQQLFELRRRNPGDDLITQLVQAEEDGNKLTNEELTANIILLFGAGHETTVNLIGNGLLALHRNPDQLALLKARPELMTNAIEEFLRYDSSVQMTGRVTLEDIEDLGGVKIPKGETVLCLLGSANRDGAVYPDRPDRLDVTRANVKPLSFGGGIHFCLGAQLARIEAEIAIATLLRRLPDLRIDDVETPEWRPTFVLRGLKRLPASW
- a CDS encoding TetR/AcrR family transcriptional regulator, yielding MSRLRTRPTRDDTREALFEAAARVFEEDGIGGASIEAIAAAAGFTRGAFYSNFASKDELIIAMLEDHVEQSIRRNMDILAQHDNLDDFIAALKTMDRSRQDPLGRSPLLHMEMILFVARAEKRRPELAKRLRARRKLVADIVEATLKSNGRDHNLDPPWMAAIVLALEDGFRLHRLIDPETTPADSFLRAITDLRRRTGLASA
- a CDS encoding AraC family transcriptional regulator is translated as MAHGALAQKLERFLHLREAPPTLVTRSLRSAELAVTETRDDHPVTRLSESLLAEDAYLVSVKLRDFADCECWERGRCVIKSDIRAGATYLYDLKRDPRYVIDKPFHSLFFHLPRSALDDVARQSGAQLIGELAYQPGIGHDDPTIRHLGASLLAALRQPDEANQLFVDHMMLALTAHVVTTYGGLQRAEPVRGGLAPWQVKRACERLESDLRGKLSLEKIAAEFDLSVSHFSRAFRVSTGLPPHQWLLRQRVDTAKQLMTVRDLSLAEIAVSAGFANQSHFTRVFSSIVGISPGTWRRERPAIALDAQTGDIGAAAPIVASIR
- a CDS encoding MFS transporter; the encoded protein is MRLPFFYGWVVVAVTFVTMAIGVNARTAFSLFFPPIIAEFGWERGVTAGAFSFGFVVSGVVSPLIGRLMDRAGPRAVMELGVVLMGGGLLLAPLTSAPWHLYVTIGVMVGAGSVCLGYSGQSLFLPNWFIRKRGFAIGIAFAGVGIGSVTLLPWVQHMIEQTGWRTACTAMGLLVLIALAPINLLLHKRPEDIGLQPDGDAAPAAGTARPVSNVVDPVWVNTDWTLQRAVATARFWWIALGYFCGLYIWYAVQVHQTKFLLDVGFSPGVAVWALGMVSLLGIPGQIALGHVSDRIGREWVWAISCAGFVVCFAALIALRYQASLWLVYLMVFTQGALGYGLTSIMGAVVFEIFQGRHQGSIFGTIMLAALAGGAAGPWVTGLLYDRAGDYTLAFAVAMVVSGLSALAIWRAAPGKVRAVAGRLHKQRPGR